GCCAGATAGCTGTACATCGGATCGGCGGATTTCCCGACCGGCTGGCTGACAAATTCGCGCGTGGCGTCGTGATCCGCTTTCAGCATCTTCACCAGCGCCGGATCTTCAGCGGCGAGCGATTTCTTCGCCTGGGTGTCGTAGATCGGGCGCGCTTCGGCTTTGCTGTGCGTCACTTGCCATTTGCCGCTGTCGTTATTCAGCACCAGATCGACGATCCCCAGATGATCGCCCCACATGCCCGGCATCACCGCCGGCACGCCGTTTAGCGTACCTTTGGCGATATCCGCGCCTTTGATGGCGGCGAAATCTTTACCGGGGAAGACCGCGTGCGCATGGCCGAAGAGAATGGCATCCACGCCCGGCACCTGGCTCAAGTAGTACACCGAGTTTTCCGCCATCGTTTTGTATGGCTCGGCGGAAAGCCCGGAGTGCGCGACCACGACCACCAGATCGGCGCCTTCCGCGCGCATTTGCGGCACATATTTACGGGCGGTTTCGGTGATATCGTTGACCGTGACTTTGCCGCTGAGGTTCGCCTTATCCCACGTCATGATCTGCGGCGGCACAAACCCGATGTAGCCGATTTTCAGCGTATGCGGCTTGCCGTCTTTATCTTTTACTTCGGTTTCTTTAATCAGGTACGGCGTAAAAAGCGGCTTTTGGGTTTTGGCATCGATGATGTTCGCGTTGACGTAAGGGAATTTCGCGCCAGCGAGCGCTTTATGCAGGTAATCGAGGCCGTAATTGAATTCATGGTTGCCGAGGTTGCCGACGGCGTAGTCCAGCATGTTCAGCGCTTTGTAGACCGGATGCACATCGCCGTCTTTCAGGCCCTTCGCGGCCATGTAATCGCCCAGCGGGCTGCCCTGGATGAGATCGCCGTTATCCACCAGCACGCTGTTGGCGGCCTCCTGGCGTGCGGCTTTGATTAAGCTTGCGGTACGCACCAGGCCGAATTTTTCGGTGGGCGCGTCTTTGTAATAGTCAAAGTCCATCATGTTGCTGTGCAGGTCGGTGGTTTCCAGAATGCGCAGGTCCACCGTGGCGGCGTTCACGCTGGCGGCGACCAGCGTGGCTATCATCGTTGCACTAAACTTAATCATCAGGCAGGTCCTTTTTTTCAGAGCGAAGCCACAAAAGTTTATGTATCTATCGTTTGTTGCTTACAAAAATGTGAATCCTGCCAGAAAAACGGGCAGGGAAACCGGAATCGCTTCACAGATAGCGGAACAAGACGCAATGCGATATAAAAATCATATCGATAAAACAAGGTGTTAAATCCGCAGCCGGGACGGACTGCGAAACGAGAAAGAGGTGGATGACAATGTTAGAACAGATTTGCCAACTGGCGCGCGAAGCCGGCAGTGCCATCATGGAAGTCTACGAGGGTCACAAACCGCTGGAAGCCACCCAAAAGGTTGATGATTCGCCGGTGACGGCGGCGGATATCGCAGCGCACGCGGTGATTGTCGCCGGGCTAAAAGCGCTGACGCCGCAGGTGCCAGTGCTCTCCGAAGAAGATCCGCCAGGCTGGGACGTGCGCCAGCACTGGCAGCGCTACTGGCTGGTGGACCCGCTCGACGGCACAAAAGAGTTTCTCAAGCGCAACGGCGAATTCACCGTCAATATCGCGCTGATTGAAGACGGTAAGCCGGTGCTCGGCGTGGTCTACGCACCGGTGCTGAATGTGATGTACAGCGCGGCGGAAGGCAAGGCGTGGAAAGAAGAGTGCGGCGTGCGCAAGCAGATCCAGGTGCGCGACGCGCGTCCGCCGCGCGTGGTGATAAGCCGCTCCCACGGCGATAACGCCGAATTGCAGGATTATCTGCAACAGCTCGGCGAACACCAGACCACGTCCGTGGGCTCGTCGCTGAAGTTCTGCCTGGTGGCGGAAGGGGAGGCGCAGCTTTATCCGCGCTTCGGGCTGACGAATATCTGGGATACGGCGGCAGGCCACGCCGTGGCGGTCGCCGCCGGGGCGCAGGTTCACGACTGGCAGGGCAAAACGCTCGATTACACGCCGCGTGAATCGTTCCTGAACCCCAGCTTCCGGGTCACTATTTACTGAGTAACTGTTGCAGCAGGTTCATGACCTGCTGCACTTCTTCCTGCGTCAGGCCGCCATCTTTCGCGTACCGTACGCGCCCGTCTTTATCCAGCACCACAATCGCCGAGCTTCCCGGCTCCAGCTGCCAGGCTTTTTGCGCCACGCCGTTGCTGTCGACGATAAACTGCGACCACGGATACTGCTGTTTATTGCTCTCAATGCTGTTGCGAACAAACATGCCGGTACCGGGAATGGCGTCGTCGCTGTTCACAATCGTTGTGGTCTGGTAGCGGTCGTGCGGAAATTTCGCGGCTTTGATGGCTTCAATCAGCCCCGCGTTTTTCTCTTTCGCCGAGGTGCGTCCGGCAATATGTTGCAGCACTCGCACTTTTCCAGGTAACTGCGCGCTGTTCCAGTTTTTGTAGCTAAACTGATCTTTATCCAGCATCAGTTCGCCTTTGTCGTTAATGCCGATGGGCGGCACGCGGTCGTTCTCTTTGAAATTGTGTGCCGAGGCCATCAGCGGCAGCAGCAGGCAGCTTAGCGCCAGCATTCCGCGCAGGGTCATAGGTGGCTCCTTCTTCAATTTTGCAGGTGATCGGACCACTTGGGCCCATTGCTTTTTAGCTTAATTGTTAATTTTCTGTTTTCACGCAACCAGAGTGCCAGTTTGCGGGCGAACGCACAGAACCCGTGAAAAAAAGTGGCATTCTCCTGCGCTCCTTCGAGTTTTGAAAAGAATATTCTGAAAGAATGTAATAAAAGCGTAAATAAAGTCAGGCAGAGTGGGTGCTCCCGAACTTCTGGTCTATAGTCATCTGGCAACAAATTTTGCGTCTTAATCATGATGGTCCAAATGTGGTACCACGAGGGCGTAATTCAGCAGGAGAGAACAATGAAAATTTTCCAACGTTACAACCCGCTTCAGGTGGCGAAGTACGTGAAGATCCTGTTTCGTGGACGGTTGTATATCAAGGATGTTGGCGCTTTCGAGTTCGATAAAGGCAAAATCCTCGTCCCGAAAGTGAAGGACAAACAGCACTACTCCGTCATGTCCGAAGTCAACCGTCAGGTTATGCGCCTCCAGACCGAGATGGCGTAACGACAGCGTTGTATGTATGCAGTAAGACAAACGGCCCCGATGGGGCCGTTAGTGTTTTGAGGCTCAGGCGGCGTTCTGCTCGTCTGGCAGTTTAGGCGTCAGCACACCCGGCTTGTTGTCGATGCGCGTCACCAGCAACTGGTCGATGCGGTAGTTATCGATATCCACCACTTCAAACTTATACCCGGAGAATTTCACCGCGTCGGTGCGTTTCGGGATCTTGCGCAGCATAAACATCATAAAGCCGCCGATGGTTTCGTAGTTGCCGGACTGCGGGAACTCGTCAATATCCAGCACACGCATGACGTCGTCGATCGGCGTGCCGCCGTCAATCAGCCAGGAGTTCTCGTCGCGCGCGACGATCTGCTCTTCCAGCCCCTGACCGACCAGGTCGCCCATCAGCGTGGTCATCACGTCGTTCAGCGTGATAAGCCCCACCACCAGCGCATACTCGTTCATGATAACCGCGAAGTCTTCACCGGCCGTTTTGAAGCTTTCCAGCGCCTCGGAGAGCGTCAGCGTATCCGGCACGATAAGCGTGTTGCGGAT
The genomic region above belongs to Cronobacter malonaticus LMG 23826 and contains:
- a CDS encoding bifunctional 2',3'-cyclic-nucleotide 2'-phosphodiesterase/3'-nucleotidase; the protein is MIKFSATMIATLVAASVNAATVDLRILETTDLHSNMMDFDYYKDAPTEKFGLVRTASLIKAARQEAANSVLVDNGDLIQGSPLGDYMAAKGLKDGDVHPVYKALNMLDYAVGNLGNHEFNYGLDYLHKALAGAKFPYVNANIIDAKTQKPLFTPYLIKETEVKDKDGKPHTLKIGYIGFVPPQIMTWDKANLSGKVTVNDITETARKYVPQMRAEGADLVVVVAHSGLSAEPYKTMAENSVYYLSQVPGVDAILFGHAHAVFPGKDFAAIKGADIAKGTLNGVPAVMPGMWGDHLGIVDLVLNNDSGKWQVTHSKAEARPIYDTQAKKSLAAEDPALVKMLKADHDATREFVSQPVGKSADPMYSYLALVQDDPTVQVVNNAQKAYVEHFIQGDPDLAQLPVLSAAAPFKVGGRKNDPASFVEVEKGQLTLRNASDLYLYPNTLVVVKATGAEVKAWLECSAGQFNQIDVNSTKPQSLLNWDGFRTYNFDVIDGVNYQIDVTQPARYDGECQTINPKAERIKNLTFKGKPIDPNATFLVATNNYRAYGGKFAGTGDSHIAFASPDENRAVLAAWIGAETKRAGEIHPAADNNWRLAPIAGNHKLDIRFETSPSDKAAVFIKEKAQYPMTSVGKDDIGFAVYQLDLSK
- the cysQ gene encoding 3'(2'),5'-bisphosphate nucleotidase CysQ, which produces MLEQICQLAREAGSAIMEVYEGHKPLEATQKVDDSPVTAADIAAHAVIVAGLKALTPQVPVLSEEDPPGWDVRQHWQRYWLVDPLDGTKEFLKRNGEFTVNIALIEDGKPVLGVVYAPVLNVMYSAAEGKAWKEECGVRKQIQVRDARPPRVVISRSHGDNAELQDYLQQLGEHQTTSVGSSLKFCLVAEGEAQLYPRFGLTNIWDTAAGHAVAVAAGAQVHDWQGKTLDYTPRESFLNPSFRVTIY
- a CDS encoding YtfJ family protein, with the protein product MTLRGMLALSCLLLPLMASAHNFKENDRVPPIGINDKGELMLDKDQFSYKNWNSAQLPGKVRVLQHIAGRTSAKEKNAGLIEAIKAAKFPHDRYQTTTIVNSDDAIPGTGMFVRNSIESNKQQYPWSQFIVDSNGVAQKAWQLEPGSSAIVVLDKDGRVRYAKDGGLTQEEVQQVMNLLQQLLSK
- a CDS encoding DUF1107 domain-containing protein, with protein sequence MKIFQRYNPLQVAKYVKILFRGRLYIKDVGAFEFDKGKILVPKVKDKQHYSVMSEVNRQVMRLQTEMA